The window CTGTGAAGATTTACGTGCTTTCTTAAGACCTGGTTTTTTACGTTCAACCATACGAGAGTCACGTGTTAATAATCCAGCACGTTTTAATGGTGTACGGAAGTCTGGGTCAACTTGTAGTAACGCACGAGCGATACCGTGACGAGTTGCGCCAGCTTGTCCAGCATATCCACCACCGTTAACGTTAACTAAAACGTCATAAGCACCTTTAGTGTCAGTAACCGCAAATGGTTGGTTAACTACT is drawn from Vagococcus xieshaowenii and contains these coding sequences:
- the rpsI gene encoding 30S ribosomal protein S9 produces the protein MAKVQYSGTGRRKRSVARVRLVPGTGKIIMNNKDIEEYIPHADLREVVNQPFAVTDTKGAYDVLVNVNGGGYAGQAGATRHGIARALLQVDPDFRTPLKRAGLLTRDSRMVERKKPGLKKARKSSQFSKR